In Methanosarcina siciliae T4/M, one genomic interval encodes:
- a CDS encoding geranylgeranyl reductase family protein, whose protein sequence is MKYDVVVVGAGPVGSTAARYAAMNGAKVLLLEEHSSIGSPVGCTGLLSTRAVEECELRPSDEFTFNSVRGAFVHAPDGQCLPIDGKKTKAYVVSRKNFDRNLAIMAVEEGVELSLKTRAVGLEKENSDTGAGVKGNGSGNENRKNYPVKLKLLSNGKPETISTSVVIGTDGVKSRIASYAGLGKPARILPGIQIEAPYASDDSDFVELFPGSSAPGLFAWTVPLNEKVSRIGLALDPVLACKSGPGENSPLFYLEKLLCSNPHIKARYSGGMLDFVLGGIPVGPQGRTFSDGILLAGDAAGQAKPTSGGGVYTGAFAAKIAGKIAAEAALEGDNSARRLSEYDRLWRKGLARELEIGMKIHDYMGKLEDNQLNELIGSLNTPSILNTITEYGDMDHPSVLMRKLIFSGNSLRLMKAFGTFLKTLF, encoded by the coding sequence ATGAAGTACGACGTTGTTGTGGTAGGAGCCGGCCCTGTGGGCTCCACCGCCGCCCGCTATGCAGCAATGAATGGGGCAAAGGTCCTCCTGCTTGAAGAACACTCCTCTATAGGTTCTCCTGTCGGCTGTACAGGACTTCTGAGCACAAGAGCCGTGGAAGAGTGCGAACTCAGGCCCTCGGACGAATTCACGTTCAATTCCGTGCGCGGGGCTTTTGTGCACGCCCCTGACGGGCAGTGCCTTCCGATTGATGGAAAGAAGACAAAGGCGTACGTTGTTTCCCGGAAAAACTTTGACCGCAATCTTGCAATAATGGCTGTGGAAGAAGGAGTCGAGCTCTCCCTGAAAACAAGGGCTGTAGGACTCGAAAAAGAGAACTCAGATACAGGGGCCGGGGTGAAAGGAAATGGGAGTGGAAACGAAAACAGAAAGAACTACCCTGTAAAGCTCAAATTACTCAGTAACGGAAAGCCCGAAACCATATCCACATCCGTAGTTATCGGGACAGACGGGGTAAAAAGCCGGATAGCCAGTTATGCAGGACTTGGAAAACCTGCGCGCATACTCCCCGGCATTCAGATCGAAGCTCCCTATGCCTCGGATGACAGCGACTTTGTTGAACTGTTCCCGGGCTCTTCGGCCCCCGGGCTATTTGCCTGGACCGTACCTCTTAACGAAAAAGTCTCACGAATAGGGCTTGCGCTTGATCCTGTACTCGCCTGCAAAAGCGGGCCTGGAGAAAACTCTCCGCTTTTCTATCTTGAAAAACTCCTGTGTTCAAACCCTCACATAAAAGCAAGGTACTCAGGAGGCATGTTGGATTTTGTTTTGGGAGGGATTCCCGTCGGCCCTCAGGGAAGAACCTTTTCTGATGGCATCCTGCTTGCAGGAGATGCCGCCGGGCAGGCTAAACCAACGTCCGGAGGCGGCGTATATACCGGGGCTTTCGCAGCAAAAATTGCCGGAAAAATTGCAGCTGAAGCAGCCCTTGAGGGAGACAACTCTGCCCGCAGGCTCTCGGAATACGACCGGCTCTGGCGGAAGGGCCTGGCAAGAGAGCTCGAAATAGGCATGAAAATCCATGATTACATGGGAAAGCTGGAAGACAACCAGTTGAACGAACTCATAGGCTCGTTAAACACCCCCTCCATTCTAAATACGATCACGGAGTACGGGGACATGGATCACCCCTCTGTTCTTATGAGGAAACTGATATTTTCAGGAAACTCCCTCAGGCTCATGAAAGCCTTCGGAACATTTCTAAAGACCCTTTTTTAA
- a CDS encoding phosphoadenosine phosphosulfate reductase domain-containing protein has translation MQQKKERYQNSTSQNQKRNGSNRKGQHSREKRTEHKTRDFKEKRSFKEKSSPRFEYEDDYIFWCRKCNLPLIGEKCGLCGGKGEIVYLAQPADVRFCSPYEREVLADQLISAFGCDPLGNRLVLLNKIPGEDKTDEVLVDGFIFGVLRFELSKMDYSFEPSLQGAKILLKLAEGRKVELKKTNRHLNGKNVESGLIESFAGNIKAGNFVLVTAGNLSGYGVSYIGGVDFAALNPEKPETGTKVLRVRKVDKSEVSLHPETPDLRACIEANKKHLQVLGKNAINTIRGIVSRNEYRDLPVYVSFSGGKDSLVVLDLTGAALKQREFKAFFLNTGIEFPETVEFARDLCREMKVPLEEMSSGSAFWDQVEKFGPPAKDFRWCCKVCKLASAGDLKTGKDACALPEEKGGQKQGNKIAYLTIDGKRKHESFSRARIAASETNPFVPAQLNIFPIRDWRALEVWIYIHWRGLSYNPLYDQGFERVGCWLCPSALAAEYARVKVLHPEMHDRWNAFLLEWTKNRGLSEKFVEHGFWRWKELPPKMLRLAEELGISVLAEERAEAFEIEVVGGISPCKAGGFSVEAGVKGIREKEAAEFINVLGKAVYAEELGMLFVRTKNGTVKYFSNGNLLVSSETKEKAVSLFKETAKQFVRLSRCTGCGICEKACPVGAIKIKDGKPHVSETCIRCGKCTESCVVTRYFEKIVPGLDEKLKV, from the coding sequence ATGCAGCAGAAAAAAGAAAGATACCAGAATTCCACTTCACAAAACCAAAAAAGAAACGGTTCTAACAGAAAAGGGCAGCATTCCAGGGAAAAAAGGACAGAACACAAGACCCGGGATTTTAAAGAAAAACGGAGTTTTAAAGAAAAATCCTCTCCGCGTTTTGAGTATGAAGATGACTATATTTTCTGGTGCAGGAAATGCAACCTGCCTCTTATAGGAGAAAAGTGCGGGCTCTGTGGCGGAAAAGGTGAGATAGTATACCTTGCCCAGCCGGCAGACGTCAGGTTCTGTTCTCCTTACGAGCGCGAAGTCCTGGCAGATCAGTTAATTTCAGCCTTCGGCTGCGATCCTCTGGGAAACCGGCTTGTGCTCCTTAACAAAATCCCCGGAGAAGACAAAACCGATGAGGTTCTTGTAGATGGTTTCATCTTCGGAGTGTTACGCTTTGAACTTTCAAAGATGGACTACAGCTTTGAACCTTCCCTTCAGGGGGCAAAGATCCTCCTCAAGTTGGCTGAAGGCAGAAAAGTCGAGCTCAAGAAAACAAACCGGCATCTTAACGGGAAAAATGTGGAATCCGGGCTTATAGAATCTTTTGCAGGAAACATTAAAGCAGGGAATTTTGTCCTCGTGACTGCAGGCAACCTGAGCGGATACGGAGTTTCTTACATTGGCGGCGTGGATTTTGCAGCCCTGAACCCGGAAAAACCCGAAACCGGCACAAAAGTCCTCAGGGTCAGAAAGGTTGACAAAAGTGAAGTCTCCCTGCATCCCGAAACCCCGGATTTGAGGGCATGCATAGAAGCGAACAAAAAACACCTGCAGGTCCTGGGAAAAAATGCCATCAATACCATCCGGGGGATTGTTTCCAGAAATGAGTACCGGGATCTGCCTGTGTATGTATCTTTCAGCGGGGGAAAAGACAGTCTTGTGGTGCTCGACCTTACAGGGGCTGCCCTCAAGCAGAGGGAGTTTAAGGCTTTTTTCCTGAATACGGGAATCGAATTTCCGGAAACTGTGGAGTTTGCCCGGGACTTATGCCGCGAAATGAAGGTCCCGCTTGAAGAAATGAGTTCAGGCTCCGCTTTCTGGGACCAGGTGGAAAAATTCGGGCCTCCTGCAAAGGACTTCCGCTGGTGCTGCAAGGTCTGCAAGCTTGCTTCGGCAGGAGACCTGAAAACGGGAAAAGACGCATGTGCCCTGCCCGAAGAGAAGGGAGGGCAGAAGCAAGGGAACAAAATTGCCTACCTGACAATAGATGGGAAACGAAAGCATGAGTCCTTTTCCAGGGCAAGGATTGCGGCAAGTGAGACAAACCCCTTTGTGCCTGCGCAGCTCAACATTTTTCCCATCCGGGACTGGAGAGCACTTGAAGTCTGGATCTACATCCACTGGAGGGGGCTTTCCTACAATCCCCTTTACGACCAGGGCTTTGAAAGGGTTGGCTGCTGGCTCTGTCCTTCCGCCCTTGCTGCCGAATATGCGCGGGTAAAAGTGCTGCACCCCGAGATGCATGACCGGTGGAACGCCTTCCTGCTCGAGTGGACGAAAAATCGCGGGCTTTCGGAAAAGTTTGTGGAACACGGGTTCTGGCGCTGGAAGGAGCTGCCCCCGAAAATGTTGAGGCTTGCAGAGGAGCTTGGAATTTCGGTTCTTGCAGAAGAAAGAGCCGAAGCCTTTGAAATTGAGGTTGTGGGAGGAATTTCCCCCTGCAAAGCAGGAGGCTTTTCTGTTGAGGCAGGAGTTAAGGGGATCAGGGAAAAAGAAGCTGCGGAATTCATCAACGTGCTGGGAAAAGCTGTTTATGCGGAAGAGCTGGGCATGCTGTTTGTCAGAACCAAAAACGGGACCGTGAAGTATTTCTCAAATGGAAACCTGCTCGTAAGCTCGGAAACAAAGGAAAAAGCAGTCAGCCTTTTTAAAGAGACTGCAAAACAGTTCGTAAGGCTTTCCCGCTGTACAGGTTGCGGAATCTGTGAAAAAGCCTGTCCGGTCGGTGCGATCAAAATTAAGGACGGAAAGCCTCATGTAAGTGAAACCTGTATTAGGTGTGGAAAATGTACGGAGTCCTGTGTGGTAACCAGGTATTTTGAAAAAATTGTTCCGGGGCTGGATGAAAAACTAAAGGTTTGA
- a CDS encoding AI-2E family transporter has product MRFNYPPDGVSQLIESRWKIGVALAVAVLLFFAFLILLPLADGIVLGIVFAYIARPVQVKFGKYRKIGAMIASLFIFIPIVFIVGAGVVEILNQISWIIENQTSVMSGILDFIHGLEIPTTYVDRINNAIWNLFTSLLPAVGSVGLISYARSIGLFVINFIVSIFFCYFLLADGDRLYCAFIGIIPSDYQSIANRYAAHLDMILKGVFIGNAYSALIVSVTSVFVFHAFGFPHVLALATLIFIASVIPLFAGYMVLVPMALIRYFEQGSQSAALFFVVSSLVIYGPPELILRPFLTSLKSKIHPMLLMLAFLGGAFVGGVAGFFAAPILLGALVAAYRVYQEQVHPELVAQADVYLKDPAKACRTDEKNSFQ; this is encoded by the coding sequence ATGAGATTTAATTACCCACCTGACGGAGTAAGCCAGCTCATTGAGAGCCGCTGGAAAATCGGCGTAGCCCTTGCAGTAGCTGTGCTTCTGTTCTTTGCTTTCCTGATCCTGCTGCCCCTTGCAGACGGAATCGTACTTGGAATAGTCTTTGCTTATATTGCAAGACCTGTCCAGGTGAAGTTTGGAAAGTACAGGAAAATCGGAGCCATGATAGCCAGTCTTTTTATTTTCATTCCCATAGTATTCATTGTAGGAGCCGGAGTTGTTGAGATCCTAAACCAGATCTCCTGGATTATTGAAAACCAAACTTCGGTCATGAGTGGAATTTTAGATTTTATACACGGGCTGGAAATTCCGACTACTTACGTTGATAGGATAAATAATGCTATCTGGAACCTTTTTACCTCTCTGCTCCCTGCTGTCGGGAGCGTGGGGTTGATCTCATATGCCCGGAGCATAGGCCTTTTTGTTATTAATTTCATAGTTTCGATTTTTTTCTGTTATTTCCTGCTTGCCGACGGGGACAGGCTTTACTGTGCTTTTATTGGCATTATACCTTCAGATTACCAGAGCATTGCGAACCGTTATGCTGCTCATCTGGACATGATCCTGAAGGGGGTCTTCATAGGCAACGCCTACTCTGCCCTCATAGTAAGCGTGACTTCGGTATTCGTTTTTCATGCTTTCGGATTTCCCCATGTTCTGGCACTTGCAACCCTTATCTTCATAGCATCGGTTATTCCCCTTTTTGCAGGGTATATGGTGCTCGTGCCCATGGCTTTGATCCGTTATTTCGAACAGGGGTCTCAAAGCGCAGCACTTTTTTTTGTGGTCTCATCCCTTGTAATTTACGGACCTCCCGAACTGATCCTCAGGCCTTTCCTTACCAGCCTGAAGTCAAAGATCCACCCGATGCTACTCATGCTCGCCTTCCTGGGAGGAGCTTTTGTAGGAGGTGTTGCAGGTTTTTTTGCGGCTCCCATCCTGCTGGGAGCTCTCGTTGCGGCATACAGGGTTTATCAGGAACAGGTCCATCCAGAACTGGTAGCGCAAGCTGACGTATACCTCAAAGATCCGGCAAAAGCCTGCAGGACTGACGAGAAAAATAGCTTTCAATGA